ATCAAGTAGGGGAGTACTCCGCACATGCGTGCATTCATCCAGAACTACCTCGAGGCGGAAAAGGCCCGCCGCGAGGAGAACGGCGAGAAGGGCTTCTCGCTCATCGAGCTCATCGTCGTCGTCGTCATCCTGGGCGTTCTGGTCGCGATTGCGATCCCGGTCTTCGGCAGCATCCAGGCCACTGCTGAGGAGAACGCCACCAAGGCGGTGGCAGCCTCCGCTGCGACGCAGTGGACTGCGCAGCTCGCGAACAACGAGACCGTCACCGCGTACAAGACGGGTGACGCGAAGATCACGCTCCAGGGCCAGCCGGCGACCGGCGCCGCGATCAACTCCGTGTGTGCGGAGGCGACGTACGACCGCGCGACCGACTACGTGGCCAAGTCTGGCCCCGGCTGCTAGTCCGAAGTCGCTTCCTGGAGGCGGGATTCCCCTCCAGGAAGCGACTTTGGTGTCCGCAAACCATCGACCCGAGTGAAATGCAACCAATGCAGAGTGATCGAGGACTGGGGCTTGTCGAGGTCATCGTTGCGATGCTCTTGCTGGGAGCCATTGCGGTGGCAATCCTTCCCGCTCTCTGGCAGGGAATCATCCTGTCGTCGGAGCAGTCATCGACGGCAACCGCCACCCGATTCCTCAACTCGCTCGTGGAGGAGGCGCGTGGCCTCGAGAACTGCACGACGATCCCTGACGTGATCGGGCGGACCGAATCCGACGGTTCGGGCAACGAACTGGTGAGCTCCGGATCGCTTGCCGGCTGTGCATCGGGCAGCGCGGCCACGCTCACTCTGCAGGTGAGTACGGGTGGAGAAGTGTTGGCGTCAACAACGGCGCTCATCTATATCCCATGACAACAGTGCGCACTCACGACGATGGTGGGCTCGGTCTGATCGAACTCATAGTCGCGGTCGTGGTATCTGGAGTCCTTCTGGTCGCGATCGCGTCGATCTTCTTCAACTCGTGGAAGGCGCAGGAAGAAGTGACGAGCGTCACCCAGGCGACCAACCGCGGTCAAGTCGTCGGTTCTGCGATCGAGCGCGCGGTGAGGAACGGGGTGTACTACGAGGTGTCGGGTTCAGGCACGATCCTGCGCGTGAGCACGTCGCTCGGTGGTGATCTGAAGTGCCAAGGCTTCCGATTGACTGCGGACGGCACGGCGCAGTTCGCCACAGGATCGTCGTCACTCCCGGCGAACGCCACATCATGGGCGGACTGGCAGGATGGCATCCGGTCGCAGGGCTCGACGCCTTACTTCGACGACTCGGTCCCGGGGGTCATCGCATATGCCTTCGAGATCGACACCGACTCGACGCCCGTGCGCTTCGCCGGGAAGGTGTCACCCCGCTCCGTTCAAGAGGGAGACAGTGACTCATGCTGGTAGCGGATTGGATTCGCCGCCGCGCGGACCGCGATGAGCGCGGGGCCGTGCTGGTGACCGTGGTCGTCGTCATGTTCGTCGGTTTCATCATCGCGAGCATCATCGCGGCCGCGGTGATGTTCACGATTCGGGCGAACGACGACAACCGCGACAACCTCGACGCATTCGTCGCGGCGGAGTCGGGTCGTGACGCTGCGCTTGCGGCGGTGGCGACGAGCTGCTCGATCACCGGAGCAGTCACCGGCACGTCGCCCGAGTACAGCGCGACCGTATATACGACCGCGTCGACGACGGTGCCGACATCGCACGACGACGCCACGCTCGACGCAGATACGTGCCCGACCGAGGCGACCGAGTTCATCCTGATCAATTCCGTCGGAACCGGCCCGGACGGATCAACAGCGGAGATCGATTCCGTCTACCGCTGGGTCAAGACACTTGAAGAAACCCCCGGAGGCACGCTCGCCTACTTCGCCGGCAACGTGGGCGGCCAGAAGTCGATCTACGACGGCGACCTCGTGGTCCGCAAGGGCGACTACACATGTCCGAACGAGGCTGTGATCAACGGCGATCTCTATGTTGTGAACGGCACCGTCTCGCTCAGTACTTCTTGCCATGTGACCGGGTCGATCTACTCCTACGGCGAAGTGGCTTCCAACAGCCAACTCGTCCGCGTAGACGGTGACATCGTTACCGAGGTCGGTGATGTCGATCTGTCGAACAACGGTGTCGTCATCACCGGCGACATTCACGCCGGTGCCAACGTCGATCTGCACGGCAGTGGTGGCACGAATGGCCAGGCGCTCGGCGACGTCCGTGCCGCGGGGACGATCGACATCAGCGATGGTTGGGACGAGGTCCCGCCTGAACGGACATTCGAGGGCGCCGGCGCTCCGGACTTCAACCCCACGCTCGAGGATGTCTACAGCATGACCGCGTGGATCGACTTCGGGAAGGACAGCTGGGGAGCCGACGACGAGATCACGTCAGGCTGCCTGAAGAACCCGACAGCGTCGCAGCTCCGCGGAACAGGACGACTGCTGATCGACTACACCCAGTGCTCGGGGAACTCCGTGACGATCACGATTCCGACCCTCGAGGTGAATCGCGACGTGGTGTTCGTCGTACCCGCGCAGAAGACGATGAAGGTCAAGTTCGACGGCAACGTCACACGTGCCAGCGGCGTGGCCCTCGAAGCTGCTCCGCAGCTTGTCTTCGTCCACGAGGACCGGAACCTGTCGTATGTCGATGGCGAGCCTGCCCCCACCTGCGAGAGCACAGGTCCGGACGACCTGACAACGGCGAACGGCGTGACGTCCATGGGTGCTCGGGTCATGATCTACTCGCCCTGCACGATCGGCGGTACCGTCCGCGTCGACTATGCCGGGCAGTTCTATACCGCCGGCAATTCGGTGAACTTCAACAACGGCGCCAGCATCAACTGCAAGCCGATGAGCTGGACGCCCGTCTTCGAGGAGATCAGCTGCCGCATCGAGACAGACGAAGACTCCGTCCCGACGACGGTGGTGCAGAGCCTGGGCGACCGTCTCTTTCAGACGGAGCGCTAGCCCGTGACGCCCCTAGCCACCTACAGCATCGTCGTCGCAGGACTATTCGGGTTGCTCATCGGATCGTTCCTCAACGTTGTCGCGTATCGCGTCCCTGCCGGGATCTCGCTGCTGCGCGAGAGCCGATGCCCCCATTGCGACGCCCCGGTCAAGCCGTGGCAGAATGTGCCCGTGCTGTCCTGGCTCTTCTTGCGGGGGCGGTGCGCGTCGTGTGGCGAGGCGATCTCGATGCGATATCCGATCGTCGAGGCGATCACCGGGCTCGCCTTCGCAGGAACGACATGGTGGCTGCTGAGCACGACGGAGTCGGGGGCCAGGTGGGGGCTCGCCGTCCTCGTAGCCGCGTACCTCTACTTCGTGAGCATCAGCGTCGTGCTGACGCTCATCGACCTGGACACGCACCGGTTGCCGAACGTGATCGTCATCCCGAGCTACATAGTTGCAGCCGCGTTGCTGACCGTCGGAAGCGCATTGACCGCCGACTGGATAGCGCTCATTCGTGCCGGGATCGGCATGGCGGTGCTGTACGTGTTCTACTTTCTTCTACGGCTTGCCCGCCCGGACGGAATGGGTGGAGGAGACGTCAAGCTCGCCGGTGTCGTCGGTCTCTATCTCGGCTACATCGGGTGGGGGGCACTCGCCGTGGGAGCATTCGCCGCTTTCGTGCTGGGTGGTGTGTACGGCGTCGTGCTCATGCTGACGCGGCGCGCGGGGCGAAAGACCGCGATTCCGTTCGGGCCGTGGATGATCCTCGGTGCATGGTTCGGAGTCTTGACCGGCGAGCAGATCGCGCGCTGGTATGTAGGGATGTTCGTCACCGCGTGATGGGAGCGGCTTCGGCCGCCGCGGGACGCAACAAGGGGAAGGAAGGAAGAGACCATGGCGAAGACGCTCGTGGGCCTCGAAATCACCGAGGAGAGTGTGCGCGGCGTCGAAGTGACGACCGGGCGCTCTCCAGCATTGATCGCTGCCGGGGAAGTTCCGCTCCCGCGTGAGACGGCGCGCGACTCCGAAGTCCTCGATCAGGACGCCGTCGCCGTCGCGCTGCGTACTCTGTGGATGGGCGCCGGCTTCAAGGGACGCCGAGTCACACTGGGCGTGGGCAGTCGTCGCATTCTGGTGCGCGAGTACACCACCCAGGCTATGGCCCCGCAACTCCTGCGACAGGCATTGCCATACCAGGTCCAGGATCTTCTTCCCGTGCCGGTGTCTCAGGCTGTGCTCGACTTCTACCCCCTGGGGCAGGTGGGCGACCAGGTGACAGGGCTGCTCGTCGCGGCAGTCTCCGACAACATCGAGCAGATGATCGCCACCCTCAAGAAGGCGAAGCTGAGCGTCGAGGCTGTGGACCTCGTGCCCTTCGGGCTCGCCCGCGTCGCGAAGCGAGTCGCTCAGCCCGGCGACACCGTTGCGATGATCCACCTCGGCGATCACACGTCGTACGTGACGGTCGCCACGGATGGGATCCCGAACTTCGTGCGCATCATCCCGGTCGAGATCGCGACCACCGCGTCGCAGCGGGAGCCGACGATGATGCCCATGGCCGAAGCCGAGATCGAAGAGGTCCTGGAGCCGGTCGGAGCCAGCGGCATTCTCCCGCGTCGGTCGGGTACCCGCGCTTCTCTGCGGGGCAGTGCGCCGGCAACGTCCGGTGTGACCGATGTCGTAGCCCGCTTGCGCAGCACGCTCTCGTTTTTCCAGGGGCGCGAGGGCGCGCCGCGCGTTGTTCAGGTGTTCGTCAGCGGAGCGGGCTACGTCGCACCGGGCGTCGCGGACGCGATCGAGCGCTCATTCGACGTCCCCGTGGTGCCGATTCGTCTCGAGCAGTTCGTGAACGCACGTAATCGATCGCTGACCGACGACCTCGCGTTCAACGCGGTCGCGACGGCTGGCGTGCTGTTCGGGGAGGGAGCCAAGTGACCGCCGCGATTCCCGCTGTGCCGTTCGGGGGAGTGCCCCGTGTGAACCTCATTCCCCGGTCCGAGATTGAGCGCCGTCAGCGTGACGCTACTCTTCGAGGTTGGGTCTGGGGCATCGGAGGTGCCGTCCTCGCAGCCGTTCTGGTCATCGCAGGGGCCCTGGCGCTCAACTGGTTCGCAGATCAGCGGCTTGCCGCAGAACAGGCTCGCACCAATGATCTGTTGGTCGAATTGGCGACCCTCTCCGACGTGAGTACAGCGCTGAGCACGGAGCGGGACCTGACGTCTTTCCGTGCCGAGTCGATGGGGTCGGACTTCGCGTGGTCACCTGTGATCGACTCCCTCGAAAGCACCATGCCTGGTGAGGTGAGCCTGATCGGCTTCAACCTGATCGCAGGCGGCGTTCCACAGGGGGAGGACCCCGCACTTGAGCCCGGTCTCATCGGCACGCTGACCCTCAGCAGCCCGAATGTGATCGACATCGCGCAGACGGTGAGGTCCATGCGGAGCATCGACGGGGTGATCGACGCCGATGGGAGCCTCGTCGCGACGAGCTCGTCTACCGTCGGTCAGTACACGTACGAACTCTCAATCACCTTCGACCAGTCGATCTACTCTGGCCGCTACCTCGAGACCGAAGGCGGCGAGTGATGCCCAGAACCCTCATCAACCTCGTCGGTGTCATCATCACGATCGCCATCATTGGGCTGGCCATCGCCCTATTCGCCCTCCCCATCTACCTCCAGTCGCTGACGACGAGTGCTCAGACCGCGCAAGTGGGACAGACGAACTCGTTGTACCAGGCACAAGTCGATGGCCTGCGGGCTGAATCCGAGCGAATGGACGAGATCGACGCCTCGGTGGCCGACTTGCGCAGTCAGATCCCTGCGACCAACGAGCTCGACGACGTGTTCGAGGTGATCGCTCGTGCGGCGTCGTCGGCCGACGTCGATGTGCAGAGCATCGCCGCCGGCGACAACGCTGCGTTCATCGTTCGAACCGAACCGCTCGCGGCGGGCGAGGAACCCGAGGCGCCCGCCGACACGACGCAGGCGCCTTCAGACGACGCGACGGGCGATGCCGCAGCGGAGGCGTCCGCGTCAGCACCGGCGACTGCGGGAACCGCTCTCGCCGATGGCCGCCAGCAGGTCGACTTCACGATCGCTGTCACAACGAACGACCTCGGCAACGCCGTTCGGTTCCTCGACAATCTGCGCCGAGGCCCGAGACTGTTGAGCAGCATCGAGTCGGTCGTGACGCCTACGGGCACCGGCTATGACGTGAACATCTCCGCCATCACCTTCGTCCTTCCGGAGGCCTGACATGACCGCGATGCTCCTCGACAGCATGCTGGAGACAGCCGCACGCCTTCGTGCGTCGGATGTGCATCTCACTGCTGATGCGCGCCCACTCATGCGCGTCGACGGCGACCTCACACCGATACCGGGATACGACGACCCTGTGCCGTCGTCGTGGCTCGAGGCGGCAGCCTTCGAGCTGATGGCTCCCGGCCAGCATGAGGAGTTCACGAAGCACCATGAGGTCGACCTCGCACACGCGACCGAAGGACTCGGCCGCTTCCGCGTCAACGTGTACCGCCAACTCGGCGCTATCGCTGTCGCTCTGCGATTCATCCCCAGCCGAGTGTTCAGCCTGGAAGAGCTCGGTGCACCGGAGATCTGCCGCGACCTCGCACTCAAACCGCGCGGTCTCGTCCTGCTCACGGGCCCCACCGGGTCGGGCAAGTCGACGACTCTCACCGCGATGGTCGACATCGTCAACCACACCCTGCCTGCACATGTGATCACGATCGAGGACCCGATTGAGTTCCATCACGAGAGCAAGAAGGCGCTCATACATCAGCGCGAGATCGGTGCCGATACCGGCTCGTTCGCCGAGGCCCTGCGCCGGGTCCTGCGCCAGGACCCCGACGTCATTCTGATCGGCGAGCTCCGAGATCCTGAGTCGATCCGCGCGGCCCTCTCGGCTGCCGAAACGGGCCACCTGGTGCTGTCGACGCTCCACACGCAGGGGGCAGCGAAGAGCATCAACCGAATCATCGACGTATTCCCGGCCGATCAGCAGCACCAGATCCGTGCTCAGCTCGGAGATACGCTGCAAGGGGTCATCAGTCAGACCCTCATGCCCCTGTCTCAGACCGAGGGACGCACGATCGCGACCGAAGTCCTTCTCAACACGCCCGCGGTGGCGAATCTCATTCGTGAGGGACAGGTTGCGCAACTCTACTCGGCCATGCAGGCCGGGCAGGGTGTCGGCATGCACACCCTCGACCAGGACCTCAAACGACTGGTCAGTGAGGGCGTCATCTCCCGGAACGTCGCCAAATCGTACGCCGTCGATCCCTCGTCGCTCGACGATGTCTACGTTCAGGCGCGCGATCTCGACGCAGAGGAATGGAGCCACCGGGCGGGCGAGTGGCACCACGAGGACGCGGGAGTCTGACATGGCCGTGGTGCAGGAATTTCGCTATCGCGCGGTCGACCCGCACGGGGGTGCGGTAGTCAAGGGCACGATCGAGGCGGCGAGCGAATCTGCCGTGGGCGCGAAGCTGAGGGCCCAGGGCCTGACACCTCTTGACGTCGTCGCCGTGTCGAAGTCCGGTCTCAACATGGAGATCAGAATCCCCGGCTTCACCAAGCACGTATCGTCAAAGAACTTGGCGATCTTCGCGAAGCAGATGTCCGGTCTCATCAACGCCGGATTGCCCCTCATGCGCACGCTCTCGATTCTCATCGAACAGACCGAAGACAAGCGTCTTCAGCCGGCACTCGTCGGAGTGCATGCTGACGTTGAAGCAGGGTCGTCGCTGTCAGCAGCGATGGCGCGACATCCCGAGGTGTTCCCGCCGCTCATGCTGAGCATCGTGCGGGTCGGAGAGACCGGCGGTTTCCTCGGTTCCGCTCTTGCATCGATCGCCGAGAACTACCGCAAGGAGGCAGAGCTCCAGAACAAGATCCGCGCGGCTGTGACATACCCGACGATCGTGCTGATCATCGCCATGCTCGGGGTGCTCGCGATGATCACGTTCATCGTGCCGGTCTTCGAGAGCATGTTCTCGAGTCTCGGCTCGCAGCTTCCGCTCCCGACGCAGATCCTCGTCGTCCTGTCGAAAAACATGGTCTGGATCCTCCCGCTGTTGCTCATCGTGGTGTCGGCCGTGTGGATCTGGTGGATGAGGAACCGCCACACGGAACGCGTGCGCAAGGTCGTCGACCCGATCCGGCTCAAGATGCCGATCTTCGGTCCCGTCGCCACGAAGATGGCGGTCGCCCGCTTCAGCCGCAACCTCTCGATGATGCTCGATGCGGGCGTGCCGATCATTCAGGCGCTGTCGATCGTCGGCCAGGCGTCGAACAACTGGAAGGTCGAGCAAGCCGTCCACGATGTGCAGGAGTCGATCCGCGCCGGCAAGTCTTTCGCGGTACCGCTGGCGAAGGCGGAAGTCTTTCCGGCGATGGTGCCACAGATGGTGTCGGTCGGAGAGGAGTCGGGAACGCTGGTCGAGATGCTTTCGAGCATCGCTGACTTCTACGAAGATGAGGTCGAGACTGCCACGTCTCAGCTCTCTGCGACCATCGAGCCGGTCCTCATCGTCGGCCTCGGCGTGGTCATCGGCGGCATGGTGATCTCGCTCTACCTGCCGATCTTCTCGCTGTACAGCGAATTGAGTAAGCAGTAGCGAAACTCTGGGGCAGCGCATCCCATCGCGCGCCGCAGAACAGCCGCCCCGGGTGCTAGGTCGATGCGCTCGGGGCGACGCCATGTCTCGCTACAGCGAGACGCGCAGCACTTCCTCGATCGTGGTCAAACCCTGCGCAACTTTCGCCCATCCGTCGTCGCGCAGCGACACCATGCCCTGCTGAATCGCGAGTTGGCGCATCTCGGTGCCGGTTGCGCGCGTCACGATCAGGTGCTCCATCTCGTCGCTCATCGTCATGACCTCATGGAGGGCGATGCGGCCGCGATAGCCGGTGCCGGAGCACGACTCGCATCCATTCGCCTTGTACAGCTCCGGCACGTCGTTCGGGTCATGCGGGAACCCGAAGGACGACAGCACCTCGGTGCTCTCGGTGAACGGGATGCGACACTTGCCACAGAGCTTCCGCGCGAGGCGCTGAGCGACCACGGCAGACAACGCCGTCGCGACGAGGAAAGGCTCTGTCCCGATTTCGGTGAGTCGTGTCAGCGCGGACGGCGCGTCGTTCGTGTGCAGGGTCGACAGCACGAGGTGGCCGGTCAGCGCGGCCTCCACGGAGATGACCGCCGTCTCCTTGTCGCGGATCTCGCCGACCAGCACGACATCAGGGTCGGAACGGAGAATCGATCGCAGCGCCGACGCGAAGGTGAGGCCCGCGCGGTTGTTGACCTGCACCTGGTTGATGCCGCCGATCCGGTACTCGACCGGGTCCTCCACCGTGATCACATTGATCTTCGGATTCGCAACGGCGCGCAACGCCGTGTAGAGCGTGGTCGACTTTCCGGAGCCTGTGGGACCGGTCGCGAGCACCATCCCGTGCGGTCGTGAGATCGCGTCCCGGAACCGCTGCTCATTGATGCTCGAGAAGAGCAGATCGCGCATCGACATCGTCTGACCGGTGTTGTCGAGGATTCGCATGACGATCTTCTCGCCCCACACGGTGGGGAGCGTCGCGACA
This region of Microbacterium thalassium genomic DNA includes:
- the pilM gene encoding pilus assembly protein PilM; the protein is MAKTLVGLEITEESVRGVEVTTGRSPALIAAGEVPLPRETARDSEVLDQDAVAVALRTLWMGAGFKGRRVTLGVGSRRILVREYTTQAMAPQLLRQALPYQVQDLLPVPVSQAVLDFYPLGQVGDQVTGLLVAAVSDNIEQMIATLKKAKLSVEAVDLVPFGLARVAKRVAQPGDTVAMIHLGDHTSYVTVATDGIPNFVRIIPVEIATTASQREPTMMPMAEAEIEEVLEPVGASGILPRRSGTRASLRGSAPATSGVTDVVARLRSTLSFFQGREGAPRVVQVFVSGAGYVAPGVADAIERSFDVPVVPIRLEQFVNARNRSLTDDLAFNAVATAGVLFGEGAK
- a CDS encoding type IV pilus modification PilV family protein is translated as MQSDRGLGLVEVIVAMLLLGAIAVAILPALWQGIILSSEQSSTATATRFLNSLVEEARGLENCTTIPDVIGRTESDGSGNELVSSGSLAGCASGSAATLTLQVSTGGEVLASTTALIYIP
- a CDS encoding type II secretion system F family protein translates to MAVVQEFRYRAVDPHGGAVVKGTIEAASESAVGAKLRAQGLTPLDVVAVSKSGLNMEIRIPGFTKHVSSKNLAIFAKQMSGLINAGLPLMRTLSILIEQTEDKRLQPALVGVHADVEAGSSLSAAMARHPEVFPPLMLSIVRVGETGGFLGSALASIAENYRKEAELQNKIRAAVTYPTIVLIIAMLGVLAMITFIVPVFESMFSSLGSQLPLPTQILVVLSKNMVWILPLLLIVVSAVWIWWMRNRHTERVRKVVDPIRLKMPIFGPVATKMAVARFSRNLSMMLDAGVPIIQALSIVGQASNNWKVEQAVHDVQESIRAGKSFAVPLAKAEVFPAMVPQMVSVGEESGTLVEMLSSIADFYEDEVETATSQLSATIEPVLIVGLGVVIGGMVISLYLPIFSLYSELSKQ
- a CDS encoding type IV pilus twitching motility protein PilT — its product is MTAMLLDSMLETAARLRASDVHLTADARPLMRVDGDLTPIPGYDDPVPSSWLEAAAFELMAPGQHEEFTKHHEVDLAHATEGLGRFRVNVYRQLGAIAVALRFIPSRVFSLEELGAPEICRDLALKPRGLVLLTGPTGSGKSTTLTAMVDIVNHTLPAHVITIEDPIEFHHESKKALIHQREIGADTGSFAEALRRVLRQDPDVILIGELRDPESIRAALSAAETGHLVLSTLHTQGAAKSINRIIDVFPADQQHQIRAQLGDTLQGVISQTLMPLSQTEGRTIATEVLLNTPAVANLIREGQVAQLYSAMQAGQGVGMHTLDQDLKRLVSEGVISRNVAKSYAVDPSSLDDVYVQARDLDAEEWSHRAGEWHHEDAGV
- a CDS encoding type II secretion system protein; the encoded protein is MRTHDDGGLGLIELIVAVVVSGVLLVAIASIFFNSWKAQEEVTSVTQATNRGQVVGSAIERAVRNGVYYEVSGSGTILRVSTSLGGDLKCQGFRLTADGTAQFATGSSSLPANATSWADWQDGIRSQGSTPYFDDSVPGVIAYAFEIDTDSTPVRFAGKVSPRSVQEGDSDSCW
- a CDS encoding prepilin peptidase, which codes for MTPLATYSIVVAGLFGLLIGSFLNVVAYRVPAGISLLRESRCPHCDAPVKPWQNVPVLSWLFLRGRCASCGEAISMRYPIVEAITGLAFAGTTWWLLSTTESGARWGLAVLVAAYLYFVSISVVLTLIDLDTHRLPNVIVIPSYIVAAALLTVGSALTADWIALIRAGIGMAVLYVFYFLLRLARPDGMGGGDVKLAGVVGLYLGYIGWGALAVGAFAAFVLGGVYGVVLMLTRRAGRKTAIPFGPWMILGAWFGVLTGEQIARWYVGMFVTA
- a CDS encoding GspE/PulE family protein, whose amino-acid sequence is MRGLAQTLVLTGAVRAADMSAALAQYGDTDEMVEYLAGQQLITHGQIAEAIALNSGHRYVDLTSLALDPNIIALVPSAVCRKYALIPIDRRGDRLIVGILDPTDIVALDDVASVTDLFVEPVVVAKDALGQMFERFLRSDEELSELQASIEETSSGPSTAFTEEIQDGDSDAPVVRFVNLLIAQAINDRASDIHVEPGERQLTVRFRIDGVLHEMQKADRAIQDGIISRLKIMSSIDIAEKRRPQDGRLSVSHDGRTVDLRVATLPTVWGEKIVMRILDNTGQTMSMRDLLFSSINEQRFRDAISRPHGMVLATGPTGSGKSTTLYTALRAVANPKINVITVEDPVEYRIGGINQVQVNNRAGLTFASALRSILRSDPDVVLVGEIRDKETAVISVEAALTGHLVLSTLHTNDAPSALTRLTEIGTEPFLVATALSAVVAQRLARKLCGKCRIPFTESTEVLSSFGFPHDPNDVPELYKANGCESCSGTGYRGRIALHEVMTMSDEMEHLIVTRATGTEMRQLAIQQGMVSLRDDGWAKVAQGLTTIEEVLRVSL
- a CDS encoding prepilin-type N-terminal cleavage/methylation domain-containing protein is translated as MRAFIQNYLEAEKARREENGEKGFSLIELIVVVVILGVLVAIAIPVFGSIQATAEENATKAVAASAATQWTAQLANNETVTAYKTGDAKITLQGQPATGAAINSVCAEATYDRATDYVAKSGPGC